A genomic stretch from Streptomyces sp. QL37 includes:
- a CDS encoding ABC transporter substrate-binding protein yields the protein MTASTLCRTTAKSRIAAVCAVAVAGTLLLTACGDQTDSASKKESGAASTEEAPLADLLPQSIKDKGEIKVGSDIAYPPVEFKDESGKTVGIDPDLGDALGKQLGVKFVFENGTFDTLLTGLRSKRYDLAMSAMTDTKDRQEGVDSETKKKVGEGVDFIDYFTAGVSIYTKKGDDKGISSWSDLCGRKLVVQRGTVSHDLAKAESAKCGSKGKISVQAFDNDLEAQTRLRGGGADAGSSDFPVAAYAVKTSGGGKDFQLVGEQVEAAPYGIAVAKGNDELTKAIEAALNAVIKNGEYGKIIDKWGVQAGAVTEAKINGGS from the coding sequence ATGACCGCAAGCACCCTCTGTCGCACGACCGCGAAGTCCCGGATTGCCGCGGTCTGCGCAGTCGCGGTCGCCGGCACACTGCTGCTGACCGCCTGTGGCGACCAGACCGACAGCGCGAGCAAGAAGGAGTCGGGCGCGGCCTCCACCGAGGAGGCGCCGCTCGCCGACCTCCTCCCCCAGTCCATCAAGGACAAGGGCGAGATCAAGGTCGGATCCGACATCGCCTACCCGCCGGTCGAGTTCAAGGACGAGTCCGGCAAGACGGTCGGCATCGACCCCGACCTGGGGGACGCCCTCGGCAAGCAGCTCGGCGTGAAGTTCGTCTTCGAGAACGGCACCTTCGACACGCTGCTCACCGGCCTGCGCTCGAAGCGTTACGACCTCGCGATGTCGGCCATGACCGACACGAAGGACCGCCAGGAAGGCGTCGACTCCGAGACGAAGAAGAAGGTCGGCGAGGGCGTCGACTTCATCGACTACTTCACCGCGGGCGTCTCCATCTACACCAAGAAGGGCGACGACAAGGGCATCAGCAGCTGGTCGGACCTCTGCGGCAGGAAGCTGGTCGTGCAGCGGGGCACGGTCTCCCACGACCTCGCCAAGGCCGAGAGCGCCAAGTGCGGCAGCAAGGGCAAGATCTCCGTCCAGGCGTTCGACAACGACCTGGAGGCCCAGACCCGGCTGCGCGGCGGCGGCGCCGACGCGGGCTCCTCCGACTTCCCGGTCGCCGCGTACGCGGTGAAGACCTCGGGCGGCGGCAAGGACTTCCAGCTGGTCGGCGAGCAGGTCGAGGCGGCCCCGTACGGCATCGCTGTCGCCAAGGGCAACGACGAGCTCACCAAGGCCATCGAGGCGGCCCTGAACGCGGTCATCAAGAACGGTGAGTACGGGAAGATCATCGACAAGTGGGGCGTCCAGGCCGGCGCGGTCACCGAGGCGAAGATCAACGGCGGGTCCTGA
- a CDS encoding zinc-binding dehydrogenase has translation MFAAYAARIDRDQPLDGLELGERPSPESRPGWTTVQVKAASLNHHDLWSLRGVGLAEDKLPMILGCDAAGIDQDGNEVVLHSVIGQTGHGVGPDEPRSILTERYQGTFAEQVTVPSWNVLPKPAELTFEQAACLPTAWLTAYRMLFTNAGVRPGDSVLVQGAGGGVATAAIVLGKAAGLRMFATSRDEAKRKRAVELGAVEAYEPGARLPKRVDAVIETVGAATWSHSVKSLRPGGTLVISGATSGDRPSHAELTRIFFLELRIVGSTMGSKDELEDLLSFCAATGVRPVIDETLPLDRAREGFERLAAGDLFGKIVLTTS, from the coding sequence ATGTTCGCCGCCTACGCCGCACGCATCGACCGTGACCAGCCCCTCGACGGCCTTGAGCTGGGCGAACGCCCCTCACCCGAGAGCCGCCCCGGCTGGACCACCGTCCAGGTCAAAGCCGCATCGCTCAACCACCACGACCTCTGGTCCCTGCGGGGTGTGGGCCTCGCCGAGGACAAGCTGCCCATGATCCTCGGCTGCGACGCCGCCGGCATCGACCAGGACGGCAACGAGGTCGTCCTGCACTCCGTCATCGGCCAGACGGGACACGGCGTCGGCCCCGACGAACCGCGCTCCATCCTCACCGAGCGCTACCAGGGCACGTTCGCCGAGCAGGTCACCGTGCCCAGCTGGAACGTGCTGCCCAAGCCGGCGGAACTCACCTTCGAGCAGGCCGCCTGCCTGCCGACCGCCTGGCTGACCGCGTACCGGATGCTGTTCACCAACGCCGGTGTACGGCCCGGGGACTCCGTCCTCGTGCAGGGGGCGGGCGGCGGTGTGGCCACCGCCGCGATCGTGCTCGGCAAGGCCGCCGGACTCCGGATGTTCGCCACCAGCCGCGACGAGGCCAAGCGCAAGCGGGCAGTCGAACTGGGAGCCGTCGAGGCCTACGAGCCCGGCGCCCGGCTGCCGAAGCGTGTCGACGCCGTCATCGAGACCGTCGGCGCGGCGACCTGGTCCCACTCGGTCAAGTCGCTGCGGCCCGGCGGCACCCTGGTCATCTCGGGCGCCACCAGCGGCGACCGGCCCTCGCACGCGGAGCTGACCCGGATCTTCTTCCTGGAACTCAGGATCGTCGGCTCCACGATGGGTTCCAAGGACGAGCTGGAGGACCTGCTGTCCTTCTGCGCGGCCACCGGGGTGCGGCCCGTGATCGACGAGACCCTGCCGCTGGACCGGGCCCGCGAGGGCTTCGAGCGGCTCGCCGCAGGAGACCTCTTCGGAAAGATCGTGCTCACCACGTCGTGA
- the sodX gene encoding nickel-type superoxide dismutase maturation protease has protein sequence MPEAAQEPWSGRAARKAFQVVEVTGPSMVPTLYHGDWLLVQRGAPVRPGDVVILRHPLQQDLLVVKRATERRGSGWWVLGDNSYAGGDSTDYGAVPEELVLARVRARYRPLRKDQRSVLGLLGWAVSAVRRVSPERSASSRLRAR, from the coding sequence ATGCCGGAAGCGGCACAGGAACCATGGAGCGGACGGGCGGCGCGCAAGGCGTTCCAGGTGGTGGAGGTGACGGGCCCGTCGATGGTGCCCACGCTCTACCACGGCGACTGGCTGCTCGTGCAGCGCGGGGCGCCGGTGCGCCCCGGGGACGTGGTGATCCTGCGTCACCCGTTGCAGCAGGACCTGCTGGTCGTCAAGCGGGCCACCGAGCGACGCGGCAGCGGCTGGTGGGTGCTGGGCGACAACTCGTACGCGGGCGGGGACAGCACGGACTACGGGGCGGTGCCCGAGGAGCTCGTGCTGGCCCGCGTCCGGGCCCGCTACCGGCCGCTGAGGAAGGATCAGCGCTCGGTGCTCGGGCTGCTGGGCTGGGCGGTCTCCGCGGTGCGCCGCGTCTCGCCCGAGCGGTCCGCCTCCAGCCGCTTGCGGGCCCGGTAG
- a CDS encoding amino acid ABC transporter ATP-binding protein — MTAMVKAEGVHKSFGPAHILKGIDLEVAPREVFCLIGPSGSGKSTFLRCINHLEQINAGRLYVDGDLVGYRQKGDKLYELKDSEVALKRRDIGMVFQRFNLFPHMTAVENVMEAPIQVKGEAKAVARARAEQLLDRVGLSDKAKNYPSQLSGGQQQRVAIARALAMEPKLMLFDEPTSALDPELVGDVLDVMRGLAEDGMTMIVVTHEMGFAREVGDALVFMDDGVVVESGHPRDVLTNPQHDRTKSFLSKVL; from the coding sequence ATGACCGCCATGGTGAAGGCCGAGGGCGTACACAAGTCCTTCGGCCCCGCACACATCCTCAAGGGCATCGACCTGGAGGTCGCCCCGCGTGAGGTCTTCTGCCTGATCGGCCCGTCCGGCTCCGGAAAGTCGACCTTCCTGCGGTGCATCAACCATCTGGAGCAGATCAACGCCGGGCGGCTGTACGTCGACGGCGACCTGGTCGGCTACCGGCAGAAGGGCGACAAGCTCTACGAGCTCAAGGACAGTGAGGTCGCCCTGAAGCGCCGGGACATCGGCATGGTGTTCCAGCGCTTCAACCTGTTCCCGCACATGACGGCGGTCGAGAACGTCATGGAGGCGCCGATCCAGGTCAAGGGCGAGGCCAAGGCCGTGGCCCGGGCGCGCGCGGAACAGCTGCTGGACCGGGTCGGGCTGTCCGACAAGGCGAAGAACTACCCGTCCCAGCTCTCCGGCGGACAGCAGCAGCGGGTGGCCATCGCCCGCGCCCTGGCCATGGAACCGAAGCTGATGCTCTTCGACGAGCCGACGTCGGCGCTCGACCCCGAGCTGGTCGGCGATGTGCTCGACGTCATGCGCGGCCTGGCCGAGGACGGCATGACGATGATCGTCGTCACCCACGAGATGGGATTCGCCCGCGAGGTCGGCGACGCGCTGGTCTTCATGGACGACGGCGTCGTGGTCGAGTCCGGCCACCCGCGCGACGTGCTGACGAACCCGCAGCACGACCGGACGAAGTCCTTCCTGTCGAAGGTGCTGTAG
- a CDS encoding CGNR zinc finger domain-containing protein yields the protein MELAYYSDYAVRLVNTEEPARNKDSLTTVDCIRELFGPSAQAARRATDADVTRFRSVRARLRAVFEAADGGDETLAVDLLNSLLLEFPVSPQISGHDARDEDGKPDWHMHLADHPSNATAGFAAIAAMGLAFHLTTHGVDRLGLCEAAPCRNAYLDTSTNRSRRYCSDRCATRANVAAYRARKRLEADRSGETRRTAETAQPSSPSTER from the coding sequence GTGGAACTGGCCTATTACTCGGATTACGCCGTGCGTCTGGTCAACACCGAGGAGCCGGCCCGCAACAAGGACTCCCTCACCACCGTCGACTGCATCCGGGAGCTGTTCGGCCCCAGCGCCCAGGCCGCCCGGCGGGCCACGGACGCCGATGTGACGCGCTTCCGCTCCGTGCGGGCCCGGTTGCGCGCGGTGTTCGAGGCGGCCGACGGCGGCGACGAGACGCTCGCGGTCGATCTGCTCAACTCGCTGTTGCTGGAGTTCCCGGTCAGCCCGCAGATCTCCGGCCACGACGCCCGTGACGAGGACGGCAAGCCGGACTGGCACATGCACCTGGCCGATCACCCGTCGAACGCCACGGCCGGCTTCGCCGCCATCGCGGCGATGGGCCTCGCCTTCCACCTCACCACGCACGGCGTGGACCGGCTCGGCCTCTGCGAGGCGGCTCCGTGCCGCAACGCCTACCTCGACACCTCGACCAACCGCTCCCGGCGCTACTGCTCCGACCGCTGCGCGACCCGCGCCAACGTCGCGGCCTACCGGGCCCGCAAGCGGCTGGAGGCGGACCGCTCGGGCGAGACGCGGCGCACCGCGGAGACCGCCCAGCCCAGCAGCCCGAGCACCGAGCGCTGA
- a CDS encoding DUF1330 domain-containing protein yields MPAYAIAHLQEAAPHPEIVEYIERIPATFEPYGGRGNWPGHVVVICFPGIAEARAWWDSPAYQAIAPLRSRHIEGDIILVEGVSEDYDPTATTKAMREALPPD; encoded by the coding sequence GTGCCCGCCTACGCCATAGCTCACCTGCAAGAGGCCGCACCACACCCGGAGATCGTCGAATACATCGAGCGCATACCCGCCACCTTCGAACCGTACGGCGGCCGCGGCAACTGGCCCGGACACGTCGTGGTGATCTGCTTCCCCGGGATCGCCGAGGCGCGGGCCTGGTGGGACTCACCCGCCTACCAGGCGATCGCACCGCTGCGCTCACGGCACATCGAAGGCGACATCATCCTGGTCGAAGGCGTTTCCGAGGACTACGACCCGACCGCCACCACGAAGGCTATGAGGGAGGCTCTGCCTCCCGATTGA
- a CDS encoding VOC family protein, whose product MQITASTVSLTVDDVAASQAFFTTRLGYTEQAAADGFASLSRPDAAADIVLLAGGIEILPPEQRDQRASGLILAFTLTAGIEDEEKRLRAEGVDITMPLREEPWGERLFQVTDPNGVIVQFVEWVTPSSSENA is encoded by the coding sequence TTGCAGATCACAGCCTCCACCGTCTCGCTCACCGTCGACGACGTCGCCGCCTCCCAGGCGTTCTTCACCACCCGCCTCGGCTACACCGAGCAGGCCGCCGCCGACGGCTTCGCCTCGCTCTCCCGGCCGGACGCGGCCGCCGACATCGTCCTGCTCGCCGGCGGCATCGAGATACTGCCGCCCGAGCAGCGGGACCAGCGTGCCTCCGGCCTCATCCTCGCCTTCACCCTCACCGCCGGGATCGAGGACGAGGAGAAGCGGCTGCGCGCCGAGGGCGTGGACATCACCATGCCTCTGCGCGAGGAACCCTGGGGCGAGCGGCTCTTCCAGGTCACCGATCCCAACGGCGTGATCGTCCAGTTCGTCGAGTGGGTCACCCCGTCCAGTTCTGAGAACGCCTGA
- a CDS encoding amino acid ABC transporter permease gives MTDIKKTDPAATPPTPSAGPEAIKAIPVRHYGRYVSAVVALGLLASLVYAFAQGDINWNAIPDYFFDDQILEGVKNTVIITVLSMIIGVVLGIVLAVMRLSKNPVTTSIAWGYIWFFRGTPVYVQLLVWFNLGIVFEYINLGPIYKDEWSSFMTPFLCALLGLGLNEAAYMAEICRAGLQSVDEGQTEAAHALGMSHGKTLRRIVVPQAMRVIVPPTGNEVINMLKTSSLAVAVQYTELLRSTQNVSQTSGATVEMLFLAAAWYMILTSMLSIGQYYLERYYARGSSRTLPDTPFQKIRANMLSLGRPKGGAA, from the coding sequence GTGACTGACATCAAGAAGACGGACCCGGCGGCCACCCCGCCCACCCCGTCGGCGGGGCCGGAGGCGATCAAGGCCATCCCGGTTCGTCACTACGGCCGGTACGTCTCCGCGGTCGTCGCGCTCGGCCTGCTGGCCTCGCTCGTCTACGCGTTCGCCCAGGGCGACATCAACTGGAACGCGATCCCGGACTACTTCTTCGACGACCAGATCCTCGAAGGGGTCAAGAACACCGTCATCATCACGGTCCTCTCGATGATCATCGGTGTGGTGCTGGGCATCGTGCTCGCCGTGATGCGGCTCTCGAAGAACCCGGTCACGACGTCCATAGCCTGGGGCTACATCTGGTTCTTCCGCGGGACCCCGGTCTACGTACAGCTGCTGGTCTGGTTCAACCTCGGCATCGTCTTCGAGTACATCAACCTCGGGCCGATCTACAAGGACGAGTGGTCGTCCTTCATGACGCCGTTCCTCTGCGCGCTGCTCGGCCTCGGGCTCAACGAGGCCGCGTACATGGCGGAGATCTGCCGGGCCGGCCTCCAGTCGGTCGACGAGGGACAGACGGAGGCGGCGCACGCCCTGGGCATGAGCCACGGCAAGACGCTGCGCCGGATCGTCGTACCTCAGGCGATGCGCGTCATCGTCCCGCCCACGGGCAACGAGGTCATCAACATGCTGAAGACCTCGTCCCTGGCGGTCGCCGTCCAGTACACCGAACTGCTGCGTTCGACCCAGAACGTCTCGCAGACCTCCGGGGCCACCGTGGAGATGCTGTTCCTGGCCGCGGCCTGGTACATGATCCTCACCTCGATGCTCAGCATCGGCCAGTACTACCTGGAGCGGTACTACGCCCGCGGCTCCAGCCGCACCCTGCCGGACACCCCGTTCCAGAAGATCAGGGCGAACATGCTGTCGCTCGGACGCCCGAAGGGAGGTGCCGCATGA
- a CDS encoding class I SAM-dependent methyltransferase — protein sequence MAETATGTDWQSWQASWDRQQEWYMPDREERFRVMLDMVEAFVGPEPRVLDLACGTGSITDRLLKRFPEATSTGVDLDPALLAIARGTFEGDDRVTFVTADLKDAAWTERLPHTSYDAVLTATALHWLHSEPLAALYGRIGGLVRDGGVFMNADHMIDTDTPRINAAERAHRHAAMDRAKAAGAVDWREWWALMAKDPVLAGPTAERFEIYGEHADGDMPSVHWHARTLREAGFGEARAVWASPSDSLVLAVK from the coding sequence ATGGCGGAGACGGCTACGGGCACCGACTGGCAGTCCTGGCAGGCGAGCTGGGACCGGCAGCAGGAGTGGTACATGCCGGACCGCGAGGAGCGGTTCCGGGTGATGCTGGACATGGTCGAGGCCTTCGTGGGGCCCGAACCGAGAGTGCTCGACCTGGCGTGCGGTACGGGCAGTATCACGGACCGGCTCCTCAAGCGGTTCCCCGAGGCCACCAGCACCGGTGTCGACCTCGACCCCGCGCTGCTCGCCATCGCGCGTGGCACCTTCGAGGGGGACGACCGGGTCACCTTCGTGACCGCCGACCTGAAGGACGCCGCCTGGACCGAGCGGCTTCCGCACACGTCGTACGACGCCGTCCTCACGGCCACCGCCCTGCACTGGCTGCACAGCGAGCCCCTCGCCGCCCTGTACGGGCGGATCGGCGGACTGGTCAGGGACGGCGGGGTCTTCATGAACGCCGACCACATGATCGACACCGACACCCCCCGCATCAACGCCGCCGAACGCGCCCACAGGCACGCGGCCATGGACCGGGCCAAGGCCGCCGGAGCCGTGGACTGGCGCGAGTGGTGGGCCCTGATGGCGAAGGACCCGGTCCTCGCGGGGCCCACCGCCGAGCGGTTCGAGATCTACGGTGAGCACGCCGACGGCGACATGCCCTCCGTCCACTGGCACGCCCGCACCCTCCGCGAGGCCGGCTTCGGCGAGGCGCGCGCCGTCTGGGCGTCCCCGTCGGACAGCCTGGTCCTCGCCGTGAAGTAG
- a CDS encoding sigma factor-like helix-turn-helix DNA-binding protein yields MTEATDLAARAGDHDPRVGLRAVAALRRLLEQLEAVQVRSARVQGWSWQEIAAELGVSRQAVHKKYGRH; encoded by the coding sequence ATGACCGAAGCAACGGATCTCGCCGCGCGTGCCGGCGACCATGACCCCCGCGTCGGGCTGCGGGCGGTGGCAGCGCTGCGAAGGCTGCTCGAACAACTCGAAGCCGTCCAGGTGAGGAGCGCCCGCGTCCAGGGCTGGTCGTGGCAGGAGATCGCTGCCGAGCTGGGTGTCAGCAGGCAGGCCGTGCACAAGAAGTACGGGAGGCATTGA
- a CDS encoding GNAT family N-acetyltransferase, whose translation MKRELTELLTPEGLLLRSWRPDDAPAVLRAFAPEEMSRQTGRPVTTTAEALDWIAGREGERAAGTGYTWAVVRDGAALGSVAVTAVNHAHDTGWVSYWTTGAARGTGVATAGVRALARWAFEGLGLHRLELGHRTNNPASCAVALRAGFAAEGIERKKLRYGEIRYDVERHARLATDHVNPG comes from the coding sequence GTGAAGCGGGAGCTCACGGAACTGCTGACGCCGGAAGGGCTGCTGCTGCGGTCCTGGCGGCCCGACGACGCCCCGGCGGTGCTCCGCGCGTTCGCGCCGGAGGAGATGTCACGTCAGACGGGACGGCCCGTCACGACCACCGCCGAGGCGCTGGACTGGATCGCGGGCAGGGAGGGCGAGCGGGCGGCCGGTACCGGATACACGTGGGCCGTCGTCCGTGACGGGGCCGCGCTCGGATCGGTGGCCGTGACGGCGGTGAACCACGCCCACGACACCGGCTGGGTCTCCTACTGGACCACCGGGGCGGCCCGCGGCACCGGGGTCGCCACCGCGGGCGTGCGAGCGCTCGCCCGCTGGGCCTTCGAAGGCCTGGGCCTGCACCGGCTGGAACTCGGGCACCGGACGAACAATCCCGCCTCCTGCGCCGTGGCCCTGCGGGCAGGCTTCGCCGCCGAGGGCATCGAGCGGAAGAAGCTCCGCTACGGGGAGATCCGGTACGACGTGGAGCGCCATGCGCGGCTGGCCACCGATCATGTCAATCCCGGTTGA
- a CDS encoding NADP-dependent malic enzyme, with protein sequence MAAEIVNPRSDSKTHGAAGAAGLSSADEPFDPAFALHRGGKMAVQATVPIRDKDDLSLAYTPGVAKVCSAIADNPELVHDYTWKSQVVAVVTDGTAVLGLGDIGPEASLPVMEGKAILFKQFGGVDAVPIALATTDADEIVDTVVRLAPSFGGVNLEDISAPRCFEIERKLQERLDIPVFHDDQHGTAVVTLAALRNAAKLSGRTLGDLRAVISGAGAAGVAIAKFLLEAGIGDVAVADRKGIVSADRDDLTDVKREVAELTNRAGLTGSLETALAGADVFIGVSGGTVPEPAVASMAPGAFVFAMANPNPEVHPDVAHKYAAVVATGRSDYPNQINNVLAFPGIFAGALQVRASRITEGMKIAAANALADVVGDELAADYVIPSPFDERVAPAVTAAVAAAARAEGVARR encoded by the coding sequence ATGGCAGCGGAGATCGTCAATCCTCGCAGCGACAGCAAGACACACGGCGCGGCCGGTGCGGCAGGGCTCAGCAGTGCGGACGAGCCCTTCGATCCGGCCTTCGCCCTCCACCGCGGCGGGAAGATGGCCGTGCAGGCCACCGTCCCGATCCGCGACAAGGACGACCTGTCCCTCGCGTACACGCCCGGCGTCGCGAAGGTGTGCAGCGCCATCGCCGACAATCCCGAGCTCGTCCACGACTACACCTGGAAGTCGCAGGTCGTGGCCGTCGTGACGGACGGCACGGCCGTCCTCGGCCTCGGGGACATCGGTCCCGAGGCCTCCCTCCCGGTCATGGAGGGCAAAGCGATCCTCTTCAAGCAGTTCGGCGGGGTCGACGCGGTGCCGATCGCGCTCGCCACGACCGACGCGGACGAGATCGTCGACACCGTCGTGCGGCTCGCGCCGTCCTTCGGCGGGGTGAACCTGGAGGACATCTCGGCGCCCCGGTGCTTCGAGATCGAGCGCAAGCTCCAGGAGCGTCTCGACATCCCGGTCTTCCACGACGACCAGCACGGCACGGCGGTGGTGACCCTCGCGGCCCTCCGCAACGCGGCGAAGCTGTCCGGCCGGACGCTCGGTGATCTGCGCGCCGTCATCTCCGGCGCCGGCGCGGCGGGTGTCGCCATCGCGAAGTTCCTGCTGGAGGCGGGCATCGGCGATGTCGCCGTGGCCGACCGCAAGGGCATCGTCAGCGCCGACCGCGACGACCTCACGGACGTCAAGCGCGAGGTGGCGGAGCTCACGAACAGGGCCGGCCTCACCGGCTCCCTGGAGACGGCGCTGGCCGGCGCCGACGTCTTCATCGGGGTCTCCGGCGGTACGGTCCCCGAGCCGGCCGTGGCCTCGATGGCGCCCGGCGCGTTCGTGTTCGCCATGGCCAACCCGAACCCCGAGGTCCACCCCGACGTCGCGCACAAGTACGCGGCCGTGGTGGCCACCGGGCGGTCGGACTACCCGAACCAGATCAACAACGTGCTGGCGTTCCCCGGGATCTTCGCGGGCGCGCTGCAGGTGCGTGCCTCCCGGATCACCGAGGGCATGAAGATCGCCGCGGCGAACGCCCTGGCGGATGTCGTCGGTGACGAGCTGGCCGCGGACTACGTGATTCCGTCGCCGTTCGACGAGCGGGTCGCACCCGCCGTGACCGCCGCGGTGGCCGCGGCCGCCCGCGCGGAGGGCGTCGCGCGGCGCTGA
- a CDS encoding Clp protease N-terminal domain-containing protein, producing MFERFTVGARATVTGAVTHAERAGADSVTEEHLLLSLLDQEGSRASFAVAALGLTDRRASLEDTLREARRRGGLTRADAEALAGIGIDITEIVARVEGAHGEGVLAGDRGNRRWWSGRRPFTSGAKSILEKSLRIALGRRDRFIGEEHLLLALTACPGVVADVLADHGATYATVERALYGDGGQGRARAS from the coding sequence ATGTTCGAGCGATTCACCGTGGGAGCCCGAGCCACCGTGACCGGCGCGGTGACCCACGCCGAGCGGGCCGGAGCGGACTCCGTCACCGAGGAGCACCTCCTGCTCTCCCTGCTGGACCAGGAGGGCAGTCGGGCGTCCTTCGCCGTCGCCGCCCTCGGACTCACCGACCGGCGCGCCTCCTTGGAGGACACGCTCCGTGAGGCCCGCCGCCGAGGCGGACTCACCAGGGCCGACGCGGAGGCACTCGCCGGCATCGGTATCGACATCACCGAGATCGTCGCCCGGGTCGAGGGTGCCCATGGCGAAGGGGTTCTCGCGGGTGATCGCGGGAACCGGCGCTGGTGGTCCGGGCGCCGACCCTTCACGAGTGGTGCCAAGAGCATCCTGGAGAAGTCGTTGCGCATCGCCCTCGGCCGGCGTGACCGCTTCATCGGCGAGGAGCACCTGCTGCTGGCCCTCACCGCCTGCCCGGGCGTCGTCGCCGATGTGCTCGCCGACCACGGTGCCACTTACGCGACGGTGGAACGCGCGCTGTACGGCGACGGGGGGCAGGGTCGGGCCCGGGCGAGCTGA
- the sodN gene encoding superoxide dismutase, Ni, translating to MLSRLFAPKVKVSAHCDLPCGVYDPAQARIEAESVKAVQEKYQANEDADFRTRAVLIKEQRAELAKHHVSVLWSDYFKPPHFEKYPELHQLVNDTLKALSAAKGSNDPATGQKALDLIAQIDKIFWETKKA from the coding sequence ATGCTTTCCCGCCTGTTTGCCCCCAAGGTGAAGGTCAGCGCCCACTGCGACCTGCCCTGCGGCGTGTACGACCCGGCCCAGGCCCGCATCGAGGCGGAGTCCGTCAAGGCCGTCCAGGAGAAGTACCAGGCCAATGAGGACGCGGACTTCCGCACGCGCGCCGTTCTGATCAAGGAACAGCGTGCCGAGCTCGCGAAGCACCACGTCTCGGTGCTCTGGAGCGACTACTTCAAGCCCCCGCACTTCGAGAAGTACCCGGAGCTGCACCAGCTGGTCAACGACACCCTGAAGGCGCTCTCCGCGGCCAAGGGTTCGAACGACCCGGCCACGGGCCAGAAGGCTCTGGACCTGATCGCCCAGATCGACAAGATCTTCTGGGAGACCAAGAAGGCTTGA
- a CDS encoding TetR/AcrR family transcriptional regulator gives MTTDGTSSAPPAGLRESKKQETRQLISDVATGLFLTQGFERTTIAEIAAAARVAKKTVTNYFPRKEDLALDHQDAFTASLAHTVTGRRVGESALSALRRAFLDAATDANPVAGFSGPDFARMVADSPTLSTRLRDLHDLREAALADALADAVGASRGDIAPRAAAALLGSVHRTLFQRIQELTLVGQDNARISATVIAEADTAFGLLEPSLADYAVA, from the coding sequence ATGACTACAGACGGCACCTCGTCCGCACCCCCTGCCGGCCTGCGGGAATCGAAGAAGCAAGAGACCCGGCAGCTCATCTCCGACGTCGCCACCGGCTTGTTCCTCACCCAGGGCTTCGAGCGGACCACCATCGCCGAGATCGCCGCCGCCGCACGGGTGGCGAAGAAGACGGTGACCAACTACTTCCCACGCAAGGAGGACCTGGCCCTGGACCATCAGGACGCCTTCACCGCATCCCTGGCCCACACCGTGACGGGCCGTCGGGTCGGCGAGTCGGCTCTGTCGGCCCTGCGCCGCGCCTTCCTGGACGCGGCCACGGATGCCAACCCGGTCGCCGGGTTCTCCGGCCCCGACTTCGCCCGCATGGTCGCCGACAGCCCCACCCTCTCCACCCGCCTGCGCGATCTGCACGACCTGCGCGAGGCGGCCCTGGCCGATGCCCTGGCCGACGCCGTCGGCGCATCCCGCGGCGACATCGCCCCCCGCGCCGCCGCCGCCCTCCTCGGCTCCGTACACCGCACCCTGTTCCAGCGGATCCAGGAACTCACCCTCGTCGGCCAGGACAACGCCCGGATCTCCGCCACTGTCATCGCGGAGGCGGACACCGCCTTCGGCCTGTTGGAACCCTCGCTCGCCGACTATGCCGTGGCGTGA